In Amyelois transitella isolate CPQ chromosome 5, ilAmyTran1.1, whole genome shotgun sequence, one DNA window encodes the following:
- the LOC132901781 gene encoding uncharacterized protein LOC132901781, whose translation MEKNINPEQLITLVQERGVLWDKTLNDYKDKNLKIAAWREVCCLLIPNFDNLDEKERQSCGKLVSTKWSNLRDAWMRANKNDVKKSGAGAKFSKPYIYKEQMSFLQKVAEPNRTHDSVKKRPTDTCPEASAANTTDINSELLLPSTSKKPKTSCLDDKMSQFLDSRLQSDRSNEHPMLSFFKGVLPSVTSFDDNETLEFQSGVLSLIQNIKKQRESRLYSSNYGWHSQSRDHVQQSVYSSQNQNVHPPLNQNNIFPSSGYGYSTRQLVEPASPTLSLHSSNTQDSDLDFSNI comes from the exons atggaaaaaaatatcaacccCGAACAATTGATCACACTAGTTCAGGAAAGAGGTGTCCTTTGGGACAAAACTCTAAATGATTATAAAGATAAGAACCTGAAAATAGCTGCTTGGCGGGAAGTTTGCTGCCTACTCATACCTAATTTTGACAATTTGGACGAAAAAGAAAGACAATCATGTG GTAAATTAGTATCTACAAAGTGGTCGAATCTACGAGATGCCTGGATGCgagcaaataaaaatgacgtCAAAAAATCCGGAGCAGGGGCTAAGTTTTCAAagccatatatatataaagaacaGATGAGTTTTCTGCAAAAAGTGGCTGAGCCTAATCGAACTCATGATTCTGTCAAGAAGCGTCCAACAGATACATGTCCCGAGGCATCAGCGGCCAATACAACAGATATAAATTCAGAGCTGCTATTACCAAGCACTTCCAAAAAGCCCAAAACCTCCTGTCTCGATGACAAAATGAGCCAGTTTTTAGATAGCAGGCTACAGTCAGACAGAAGTAACGAACATCCAATgctctctttttttaaaggtgtTCTACCGAGCGTTACGTCTTTTGACGATAATGAAACTTTAGAGTTTCAATCAGGCGTGCTGTCActgattcaaaatattaaaaagcagCGTGAAAGTCGTTTATACTCATCAAACTATGGTTGGCATTCACAATCAAGAGATCACGTGCAACAATCTGTATATTCGTCACAAAACCAGAATGTGCACCCACCATTAAACCAGAATAATATCTTCCCTTCAAGTGGATATGGATATTCGACACGCCAACTCGTTGAACCAGCATCACCTACTTTGTCACTACATTCAAGTAATACTCAAGATTCGGACTTAGattttagtaatatttaa
- the LOC106135713 gene encoding uncharacterized protein LOC106135713, with the protein MDVDEALVVMYYYLRRKRRKTAKERKYWVHPILRERFSLGTFQNLITELRSDEIKFFNYFRMSITTFNHLLAQISVSINYQNTRFRDCICTEERLAIFLRYCASGCSFKELHYSYRVGVSTISKICKEISSTIWDVLRDEFMQIPDNERKWLEIAKGFDMKANFPHCLGAVDGKHIRVVKPNNTGSMYFNYKDYFSFVLLAVVDSEYRFIFMSVGSYGKECDSSIFKESTIWKKLNDGSLNIPKPRPLHATLQNDMPYVLVGDEAFPLSTNLLRPFGGTHLDHMKKIFNYRLSRARMYVECAFGILANKWRIFHRPLDVHPDTAIEIVKACTVLHNFVREKDGLNFEDIHYAAENPMQEQVQLQNCNPRGGPIANYIRSEFANYFVSTIGSVPWQPEAHG; encoded by the exons ATGGACGTCGACGAAGCTCTTGTTGtgatgtattattatttgagaagAAAACGAAGAAAGACAGCCaaggaaagaaaatattgggTGCACCCAATCCTGAGAGAAAGATTTAGTTTGGGAACATTTCAGAATTTAATAACAGAATTGAGGAGTGACGAAATtaagtttttcaattattttagaatGTCGATAACTACATTCAACCATCTATTGGCTCAAATATCAGTGAGCATAAACTACCAAAATACGAGATTTAGAGACTGCATTTGTACTGAAGAAAGGTTGGCGATATTTTTAag ataTTGCGCATCGGGTTGTTCCTTCAAAGAATTGCACTATAGTTACAGAGTTGGTGTGTCAACTATTAGTAAAATCTGCAAAGAAATTAGTTCCACTATCTGGGATGTATTAAGAGACGAGTTCATGCAAATTCCTGATAATGAGCGTAAATGGTTGGAAATTGCAAAAGGTTTTGATATGAAAGCCAACTTTCCGCACTGTCTTGGAGCAGTTGATGGTAAGCACATAAGAGTGGTGAAACCAAACAATACTGGCTcgatgtattttaattacaaagattatttttcatttgttttactaGCCGTTGTTGATTCAGAatatcgttttatttttatgagtgTTGGCTCGTATGGAAAAGAATGCGATTCTTCAATATTCAAGGAGTCAACTATATGGAAGAAACTGAATGATGGTAGTTTAAATATACCAAAACCAAGGCCTCTACATGCAACACTTCAAAATGATATGCCTTATGTTCTCGTGGGCGATGAGGCTTTCCCTCTGTCAACAAATTTGTTAAGACCTTTTGGAGGCACTCATTTAGAccacatgaaaaaaatatttaactatcgTTTAAGTCGGGCAAGAATGTACGTTGAATGCGCATTCGGTATTTTAGCCAATAAATGGAGAATATTTCATCGGCCACTGGATGTCCACCCAGACACGGCTATCGAAATTGTAAAAGCGTGTACAGTATTACACAATTTTGTAAGAGAAAAGGACGGTCTGAACTTTGAAGATATTCATTATGCGGCAGAAAATCCGATGCAAGAACAAGTACAACTGCAAAACTGTAATCCACGTGGTGGTCCTATTGCAAATTATATACGGTCTGAATTTGCAAACTACTTCGTTTCAACAATAGGCTCGGTGCCTTGGCAACCAGAAGCGCAtggttaa